Proteins from a genomic interval of Methanoplanus endosymbiosus:
- a CDS encoding PAS domain-containing protein: MNTKTEFRTDEAGLKLWAEEEEKNPELMWEKIYDAIADPIFILDSTGLLLSMNKASEELLEVKFPDIKGSRCYEIVHKTATFIDGCPFRKSMKSGERESYKLQIGTRWYRVSVDPIKNSGGDVIGAVHIITDIDELIKTHAKRAQLGAVIENTGEAVIGTDPDGIIESWNNGAEEIFGFTEDEITGKPFLKLIKEDHTDEPEEIMRDLKKNYRTSGREWKMIRKDGSEIEIELSFSPIYDERGVFYGASYIGHNIGPQRLAERELLAYMTESFIRMKKPVEIINSNLSEISELYEKDEISADDTNEMIKIQIKNAEQILANLYDLNRKMVEKKIGIPDEYCTFFLENENK, encoded by the coding sequence ATGAATACAAAAACTGAATTCAGAACTGATGAAGCAGGGCTTAAATTATGGGCCGAGGAGGAGGAGAAAAATCCTGAACTTATGTGGGAGAAGATCTATGACGCAATAGCTGATCCCATATTCATTCTGGACAGCACCGGTCTGCTATTGAGCATGAATAAGGCCTCCGAAGAACTTCTCGAAGTTAAATTTCCGGATATAAAGGGCAGCAGGTGCTATGAGATAGTCCATAAAACAGCTACATTTATTGACGGCTGTCCATTCAGGAAATCAATGAAATCAGGGGAGAGGGAGAGCTACAAACTTCAGATAGGGACACGCTGGTACAGGGTTTCGGTTGATCCGATAAAAAATTCAGGAGGGGATGTCATCGGAGCCGTCCATATAATTACCGACATTGATGAACTGATTAAGACCCATGCAAAACGCGCCCAGCTTGGAGCTGTAATAGAGAATACAGGAGAGGCTGTGATAGGGACTGATCCTGACGGTATAATCGAGAGCTGGAACAACGGGGCAGAGGAGATATTTGGATTTACAGAAGATGAAATAACAGGCAAACCGTTCCTGAAACTTATAAAGGAAGATCATACTGATGAGCCTGAGGAGATCATGAGAGATCTGAAGAAAAACTACCGGACCTCCGGAAGGGAATGGAAGATGATCAGAAAAGACGGATCAGAAATTGAGATCGAACTCAGTTTTTCCCCGATATATGATGAAAGGGGAGTATTTTACGGGGCATCATATATCGGTCATAATATCGGCCCTCAAAGACTTGCCGAGAGAGAACTTCTGGCATATATGACTGAATCGTTCATCAGAATGAAAAAGCCGGTTGAGATAATCAACAGCAATCTCAGTGAGATCTCAGAACTTTATGAGAAGGATGAGATCAGTGCCGATGATACAAACGAGATGATAAAGATCCAGATTAAGAATGCGGAACAGATTCT